One Longimicrobiaceae bacterium DNA window includes the following coding sequences:
- a CDS encoding cytochrome c oxidase subunit 3: protein MDHAHAMAGHAADPAHIDTSTGLDSRKMAFWTFIGSECLLFGSLIATYMAYKGSSLTGPYPHDTLVNGKLEHGILNIPLTSFSTFILLMSSVMMVLALNAVQKGDKSGSVLWLLMTALFGSVFLGCQVFEFTHFYHEGLTLQTNLFGSTFFVLTGFHGAHVTVGVIYLLTLAYLAHKGKVGPEKTLNVEIAGLYWHFVDVIWIVIFPLVYLIK, encoded by the coding sequence GTGGATCACGCACACGCGATGGCCGGGCACGCCGCGGACCCGGCGCACATCGACACCAGCACCGGCCTCGACAGCCGCAAGATGGCGTTCTGGACCTTCATCGGCTCGGAGTGCCTGCTCTTCGGCTCGCTGATCGCCACGTACATGGCGTACAAGGGCTCGAGCCTCACCGGGCCGTACCCGCACGACACGCTGGTGAACGGCAAGCTGGAGCACGGGATCCTGAACATCCCGCTCACCTCGTTCAGCACCTTCATCCTGCTCATGTCCAGCGTGATGATGGTGCTGGCGCTGAACGCCGTGCAGAAGGGCGACAAGTCCGGAAGCGTGCTGTGGCTGCTGATGACGGCGCTCTTCGGCTCGGTCTTCCTGGGCTGCCAGGTGTTCGAGTTCACGCACTTCTACCACGAGGGGCTCACGCTCCAGACGAACCTGTTCGGGTCCACCTTCTTCGTGCTGACCGGCTTCCACGGCGCGCACGTGACGGTGGGCGTCATCTACCTGCTCACGCTGGCCTACCTGGCGCACAAGGGGAAGGTGGGGCCGGAGAAGACGCTGAACGTGGAGATCGCCGGCCTGTACTGGCACTTCGTGGACGTGATCTGGATCGTGATCTTCCCCCTCGTCTACCTCATCAAGTGA
- a CDS encoding ATP-binding protein, whose amino-acid sequence MIDREMETAELRALLKRQEPMLALLFGRRRGGKTFLLNHVWPEAQTFYYVASEATAELNRKDLLRELGRWSGRDLAPEDYPTWRTIFRFLLELNAPEPMVVVLDEYQYLRGGEEGIDSQLAAVWEEYKNRGRKRANLVLVLCGSIVEIMERLDSAGSPLHGRIDWKHRLQPFDYWNAARMVPYADPMDRARVYGIFGGTPRYLASVDSAKALGENAAAAMLAPRGDVRTQVETVIEQEKGLRNIAEYKSVLTAVGNGFTERNQIAMETGLKADAGLRNMIDMLVRLGYIEGRRNFEARNNEPHRYQVADPAVAFYYKFVSRFRNELETSQPEEVWAQHVEPKLPAYMGHVFERIAEQAFYRLRGALKLPMVKEWGRWEGTDRDRKPVEIDIVARLTDGRMMTGSVKCRGRVCAPIVHRQHLEDLRRLASSGRQWAHEALEPSAPLLYVSASGFTPDFRSRAEEDGHPVIMWDMDDLYRE is encoded by the coding sequence ATGATTGATCGAGAGATGGAAACCGCGGAGCTGCGGGCTCTCTTAAAGCGGCAGGAGCCGATGCTCGCGCTCCTGTTCGGGCGCAGACGCGGGGGAAAGACGTTCCTCCTGAACCACGTGTGGCCGGAGGCGCAGACGTTCTACTACGTGGCGAGCGAGGCGACCGCGGAGCTGAACCGCAAGGATCTGCTGCGCGAGCTGGGACGCTGGTCCGGCCGTGATCTCGCGCCGGAAGACTATCCCACATGGCGCACCATCTTCCGGTTCCTGCTGGAGTTGAACGCGCCGGAGCCGATGGTGGTGGTGCTGGATGAGTACCAGTACCTCCGGGGAGGCGAGGAAGGCATCGACAGCCAGCTCGCAGCGGTCTGGGAAGAGTACAAGAACCGCGGTCGCAAGCGTGCGAACCTGGTGCTGGTGCTCTGCGGCTCCATCGTGGAGATCATGGAACGGCTGGACTCGGCCGGGTCGCCGCTGCACGGGCGGATCGACTGGAAGCACCGGCTGCAACCGTTCGACTACTGGAACGCGGCGCGGATGGTTCCGTACGCCGACCCGATGGACCGGGCGCGAGTCTACGGAATCTTCGGCGGCACTCCGCGCTATCTCGCGTCCGTGGACTCTGCCAAGGCACTGGGAGAGAATGCGGCGGCGGCCATGCTGGCCCCGCGCGGCGACGTGCGTACGCAGGTGGAGACGGTGATCGAGCAGGAGAAGGGGCTGCGCAACATCGCCGAGTACAAGTCCGTCCTGACTGCGGTGGGGAACGGCTTCACCGAGCGCAACCAGATCGCGATGGAGACGGGCCTGAAGGCCGACGCTGGCCTGCGGAACATGATCGACATGCTGGTGCGGCTGGGGTACATCGAAGGCCGGAGGAACTTCGAGGCGCGGAACAACGAGCCACACCGCTACCAGGTCGCCGATCCCGCCGTGGCCTTCTACTACAAGTTCGTCTCACGCTTCCGGAACGAGCTGGAGACGAGCCAACCGGAAGAGGTGTGGGCCCAGCACGTGGAGCCGAAGCTCCCAGCGTACATGGGCCACGTCTTCGAGCGGATCGCCGAGCAGGCGTTCTACCGGCTTCGCGGTGCGCTGAAGCTGCCCATGGTGAAGGAGTGGGGCCGGTGGGAGGGCACGGACCGCGACCGCAAGCCGGTGGAGATCGACATCGTCGCGCGGCTCACGGACGGGAGAATGATGACCGGGTCGGTGAAGTGCCGCGGCCGTGTCTGTGCGCCCATCGTACACAGACAGCACCTGGAGGACCTGCGACGCCTGGCATCTTCCGGGAGGCAGTGGGCGCACGAGGCACTGGAACCTTCTGCACCGCTGCTGTACGTCTCCGCCTCCGGGTTCACCCCGGACTTTCGGTCGCGGGCGGAGGAGGACGGGCATCCCGTGATCATGTGGGACATGGACGACCTCTACCGGGAATAG
- a CDS encoding cytochrome c oxidase assembly protein: MSTVSLSLLHSASFDWTSWKVYPTFMIGWLLLIAAYFLAIGPLRRRFAGSRPVPRRQVASFSFAMASMFLALQGPLHELSDYFLFSAHMVQHLVLILVMPPFLLAGLPDWLVRPLIRPKALRLLAKALTFPIIAFALNNVIFLAWHFPGPYDTMMRNHDIHITMHLMIMVTGVIMWWPIMSPLPELPRIAAPLQMIYLFLAGIPMMISAALITLSSGALYSWYVEAPRIFPLSALDDQRLGGVIMWVPGGLTLWIAITFVYFRWTNREVGQDGKKEGRATVSRAGLTYAPPPFQR, translated from the coding sequence ATGTCGACCGTGTCGCTGTCGCTGCTCCACTCGGCCTCGTTCGACTGGACCAGCTGGAAGGTATACCCGACCTTCATGATCGGGTGGCTGCTGCTGATCGCCGCGTACTTCCTCGCCATCGGGCCGCTGCGCCGGCGCTTCGCCGGCTCGCGGCCCGTGCCGCGCAGGCAGGTGGCGAGCTTCTCGTTCGCCATGGCGTCGATGTTCCTGGCGCTCCAGGGCCCCCTGCACGAGCTGAGCGACTACTTCCTGTTCAGCGCCCACATGGTGCAGCACCTGGTGCTGATCCTGGTGATGCCGCCCTTCCTGCTGGCCGGCCTGCCGGACTGGCTGGTCCGCCCGCTCATCCGGCCGAAGGCGCTGCGGCTGCTTGCGAAGGCGCTCACCTTCCCGATCATCGCCTTCGCGCTCAACAACGTGATCTTCCTGGCCTGGCACTTTCCCGGCCCGTACGACACGATGATGCGCAACCACGACATCCACATCACCATGCACCTGATGATCATGGTGACGGGGGTGATCATGTGGTGGCCCATCATGAGCCCGCTGCCGGAGCTGCCCCGCATCGCCGCGCCGCTGCAGATGATCTACCTGTTCCTGGCGGGCATCCCCATGATGATCTCCGCCGCGCTGATCACGCTCTCGTCGGGCGCGCTCTACAGCTGGTACGTGGAGGCGCCGCGCATCTTCCCGCTTTCCGCGCTGGACGACCAGCGGCTGGGCGGGGTGATCATGTGGGTGCCGGGCGGTCTCACGCTGTGGATCGCCATCACCTTCGTCTACTTCCGCTGGACGAACCGCGAGGTGGGGCAGGACGGGAAGAAGGAAGGCCGCGCCACCGTGAGCCGCGCCGGTCTCACCTACGCCCCGCCGCCGTTCCAGCGGTAA
- a CDS encoding cytochrome C oxidase subunit IV family protein, with protein MSSTTREIVHDQHTHPTRRFYLFIGAGLLLLTVLEILGYVGETKGVYASGTAAILILILSGIKFFMVVAYFMHLKFDNKLFTGIFAFPALLGTLVIVGCIMLFHVVHGVATEYHANTPADAQHVSGGPRGG; from the coding sequence ATGTCCAGCACGACGCGCGAGATCGTACACGACCAGCACACCCATCCCACGCGCCGGTTCTACCTGTTCATCGGCGCGGGGCTGCTGCTGCTGACCGTGCTCGAGATCCTGGGCTACGTCGGCGAGACGAAGGGCGTGTACGCGTCTGGCACGGCCGCGATCCTGATCCTGATCCTGTCGGGCATCAAGTTCTTCATGGTGGTCGCGTACTTCATGCACCTGAAGTTCGACAACAAGCTCTTCACCGGCATATTCGCCTTCCCGGCGCTGCTGGGCACCCTGGTGATCGTGGGCTGCATCATGCTCTTCCACGTGGTGCACGGCGTGGCGACCGAGTACCACGCCAACACGCCGGCCGACGCGCAGCACGTGTCCGGCGGCCCGCGCGGCGGCTGA